In Argopecten irradians isolate NY chromosome 11, Ai_NY, whole genome shotgun sequence, one DNA window encodes the following:
- the LOC138334465 gene encoding aggrecan core protein-like — translation MSQNSLETLAMSQNSLETGAMSQNSLETGAMSQNSLETGAMSQNSLETGAMSQNNIETGAMSQNSLETGAMSQNSLETGAMSQNSLETGAMSQNSFETGAMSQNSLETGAIYKRTTRARSQNGSLRLKQLF, via the coding sequence ATGTCACAGAACAGCCTTGAGACTTTGGCGATGTCACAGAACAGCCTTGAGACTGGAGCGATGTCACAGAACAGCCTTGAGACTGGGGCGATGTCACAGAACAGCCTTGAGACTGGGGCGATGTCACAGAACAGCCTTGAGACTGGAGCGATGTCACAGAACAACATTGAGACTGGAGCGATGTCACAGAACAGCCTTGAAACTGGAGCGATGTCACAGAACAGCCTTGAGACTGGAGCGATGTCACAGAACAGCCTTGAGACTGGAGCGATGTCACAGAACAGCTTTGAGACTGGAGCGATGTCACAGAACAGCCTTGAGACTGGAGCGATATATAAGAGAACAACTAGAGCGAGATCACAAAATGGCTCCTTAAGACTGAAACAACTGTTTTAG
- the LOC138334466 gene encoding aggrecan core protein-like: MKAQQCHRTTDLETGAMSQNSLETGAMSQNSLETGAMSQNSLETGAMSQNSLETEAMSQNSLETGAMSQNSLETGAMSQNSLETGAMSQNSLETGAMSQNSLETGAMSQNSLETGAMSQNSLETGAMSQNSLETGAMSQNSLETGAMSQNSLETGAMSQNSLETGAMSQNSLET, translated from the coding sequence ATGAAAGCACAGCAATGTCACAGAACAACTGACCTTGAGACTGGAGCGATGTCACAGAACAGCCTTGAGACTGGGGCGATGTCACAGAACAGCCTTGAGACTGGGGCGATGTCACAGAACAGCCTTGAGACTGGAGCGATGTCACAGAACAGCCTTGAGACTGAAGCGATGTCACAGAACAGCCTCGAGACTGGAGCGATGTCACAGAACAGCCTTGAGACTGGGGCGATGTCACAGAACAGCCTTGAGACTGGAGCGATGTCACAGAACAGCCTTGAGACTGGGGCGATGTCACAGAACAGCCTTGAGACTGGAGCGATGTCACAGAACAGCCTTGAGACTGGAGCGATGTCACAGAACAGCCTTGAGACTGGAGCGATGTCACAGAACAGCCTTGAGACTGGGGCGATGTCACAGAACAGCCTTGAGACTGGAGCGATGTCACAGAACAGCCTTGAGACTGGGGCGATGTCACAGAACAGCCTTGAGACTGGAGCGATGTCACAGAACAGCCTTGAGACTTGA
- the LOC138335750 gene encoding G-protein coupled receptor GRL101-like, which produces MFSSYYCDYLSEPYNCSSLVSSCEPTVLNATLICRELDICMEINQLNISSRNITIVPDNVFVGLSELLFLYLDSNKIRVLSPRVFYGLSNLVYLNLASNDIEYIPHEIFDGLTHLVYLILESNDIEVIPHDTFYGLSNLVYLNLASNDIEYIPHDIFYGLTHLTYLNLESNDIEVIPHDTFYRLSNLDYLNLASNDIEYIPHDIFYGLSHLTYLNLESNDIEVIPHDIFYGLSNLTYLHLHRNKIKRLPHDVFHHLSALSELDMSSNNIVDLPNKLFHGLHDLFLLDISNNYITEIPLDMFLGLGIQGIIVDEQGSPQYNKSTVSSTKQLKIEHLNLSYNNLTHLPTLPSTIQNLNIMGNKLIVKEHMFDRLENLTKLLTDTPFMCCVKPLSVADNNCIQTKLSFIECVFLNCKSEVDAISSCFALVGSTVLRVCLWMIGTSAFIGNLLVIVYRLSLDRHNIKNNYSLFTLNLAISDLLMAIYLLTIGVIDMYYDGVYAWNDQKWRKSILCTTAGVMSTVSSEMSTFLILLVTIDRLIVVMFPLSRLSRGDISWRLAVTASVLLWIVSITLTVIPIVTMKSYFNGEFYSQSGVCLALPLTGVEQPGTEYSFAVFVCLNSILFAVIFLGQICICKSLRKGGCHITLSQNRQRERSVATTLFFVVMTDFCCWFPIGVMGVLSRYGIQIPDEVYAWVMVFVLPVNAAINPFLYTASAVWRKRRYRARN; this is translated from the exons atgttctcATCATATTATTGTGATTATCTTTCAGAACCCTATAACTGTTCAAGTTTGGTTTCATCCTGTGAGCCTACCGTCTTGAATGCCACCCTTATATGTAGAGAGTTAGACATATGTATGGAAATCAACCAGCTCAACATTTCTAGCAGGAACATTACCATTGTACCCGACAACGTGTTTGTTGGGTTATCGGAGCTGCTGTTTTTATATCTGGACTCCAACAAGATACGTGTTCTCTCTCCCAGAGTCTTCTACGGACTGTCTAATCTTGTTTATCTTAATCTAGCATCAAACGACATTGAATATATACCCCACGAAATCTTCGATGGACTGACTCATCTTGTCTATCTTATATTAGAATCAAATGACATTGAAGTTATACCCCACGACACCTTCTACGGACTGTCTAATCTTGTTTATCTTAATCTAGCATCAAACGACATTGAATATATACCCCACGACATCTTCTACGGACTGACTCATCTTACCTATCTTAATCTAGAATCAAATGACATTGAAGTTATACCCCACGACACCTTCTACAGACTGTCTAATCTTGATTATCTTAATCTAGCATCAAACGACATTGAATATATACCCCACGACATCTTCTACGGACTGTCTCATCTTACCTATCTTAATCTAGAATCAAATGACATTGAAGTTATACCCCATGACATCTTCTACGGACTGTCTAATCTTACCTATCTTCACCTACACCGTAACAAAATAAAACGCTTACCACACGATGTTTTCCATCATCTCTCTGCACTGTCCGAGCTTGACATGAGCAGCAATAATATTGTAGATCTGCCAAACAAGTTGTTCCATGGATTGCATGATTTGTTCCTTCTTGATATatctaacaattacataacGGAAATACCATTGGATATGTTCTTAGGACTAGGAATCCAAGGAATCATCGTCGATGAACAGGGCTCTCCGCAGTATAATAAATCCACAGTGTCCTCTACCAAACAGTTGAAAATAGAACATTTAAACTTATCATACAATAACTTGACACATTTGCCAACTCTACCGAGTACGATACAGAACTTGAATATCATGGgaaataaattaattgtaaaagaaCATATGTTTGACAGATtagaaaatttaacaaaattacttACGGACACCCCTTTCATGTGTTGCGTAAAGCCACTGTCGGTAGCGGACAATAACTGCATTCAAACAAAATTATCGTTTATAGAATGTGTCTTTCTAAACTGTAAATCTGAAGTTGATGCTATATCCTCATGTTTTGCCTTGGTTGGTTCTACTGTTCTCAGAGTTTGTCTTTGGATGATTGGAACTTCTGCTTTCATTGGAAATCTACTTGTCATTGTTTACAGATTGTCCCTGGATAGgcataacattaaaaataattattcacTTTTCACACTGAATTTGGCTATTTCTGATTTACTGATGGCAATCTACCTATTGACAATAGGTGTGATTGATATGTATTATGACGGTGTGTACGCCTGGAATGACCAGAAATGgagaaaaagtattttatgtACCACAGCAGGTGTGATGTCGACTGTATCCAGTGAGATGTCGACGTTTCTCATTTTACTGGTGACGATAGACAGACTTATTGTTGTTATGTTCCCGCTGTCTCGTCTGTCTCGGGGAGACATATCCTGGAGGTTAGCTGTGACTGCCTCTGTGTTGTTGTGGATTGTTTCAATCACACTTACCGTAATCCCTATTGTGACCATGAAGTCATACTTCAACGGTGAATTCTACTCCCAATCAGGCGTGTGTCTGGCACTACCACTTACAGGAGTTGAACAACCAGGTACAGAATATTCCTTTGCTGTGTTCGTTTGCCTCAACAGCATATTGTTTGCTGTAATATTCTTGGGAcaaatttgtatttgtaaaagtTTGAGGAAAGGTGGTTGCCACATCACCTTGTCTCAGAATCGTCAGAGAGAGAGGAGCGTAGCGACGACTCTGTTCTTTGTGGTGATGACAGACTTCTGCTGTTGGTTCCCGATTGGTGTCATGG GAGTTTTATCACGGTATGGAATCCAAATCCCGGACGAGGTGTACGCCTGGGTGATGGTGTTTGTGTTGCCCGTCAATGCAGCAATCAACCCGTTCTTGTACACGGCTTCAGCTGTGTGGAGGAAGCGAAGGTACAGAGCGAG